The following proteins are encoded in a genomic region of Channa argus isolate prfri chromosome 3, Channa argus male v1.0, whole genome shotgun sequence:
- the LOC137123618 gene encoding voltage-dependent T-type calcium channel subunit alpha-1H-like isoform X2, with the protein MTGTQEPDLHEQHRGPTQEEGEEEEGEKVHVSVEGEEREQDGEEEEEEEQEELPYPSLAPVVLLALTQTSPPRSWCLRAVCHPWFERVSILAILLNCVTLGMFQPCGHTPFFLQALDDGIFVFFAGEMVVKMVALGIIGQSGYLGDTWNRLDFFIVIVGMLEYSLDGHNVSLSAIRTVRVLRPLRAINRVPSMRILVTLLLDTLPMLGNVLALCFFVFFIFGIVGVQLWAGLLRNRCFMGDDIKMRYNISFLSGYYRPDGTDDHPFICSTERENGMLRCSDVPRRRVGRTSCFLAAEEAHPDMGLRVDEVSCVNWYQYYNECRAGEINPHKGAINFDNIGYAWIAIFQVITLEGWVDIMYYVMDAHSFYNFIYFIFLIIVGSFFMINLCLVVIATQFSETKQREHALMKSEQRARQLHQSASTLASDSQPGSCYEEIIRYLAHLGRKAWRRLSRFYTRTRKHFHCVCTCQRDRCGGSARGSGVGDMNGLAHRHSGHVSNDLSHLHQLYHRHHQHHHQHRPSQAETAVSNGGNGLNYPFITPLFSHLDAKGQAQKRLDSTETVNRQVQDHGGCTVHPSLPLPGEVPGESSVCPYCTYYNQLCDNENVNEQPDDQQLGYGSSCHGNSPCHTNSPCHCSSPRRNDAQVSEPKKSLFERCWAGLRSKLELIVGSRYFNRGIMIAILINTLSMGIEYHEQPQELTDILEISNMVFTSLFGLEMLLKLLALGLFGYIKNPYNGFDSIIVIISVWEIVGEAEGGLSVLRTFRLLRVLKLVRFLPALRRQLVVLMKTMDNVATFCMLLMLFIFIFSILGMHLFGCKFGLRQDSGDTLPDRKNFDSLLWATVTVFQILTQEDWNAVLYNGMASTSPLAALYFVALMTFGNYVLFNLLVAILVEGFQAEGDANRSEADDEGQSLSYEDEEKLRELYAAELKIQGMILSPNGLLNPKASMPHLTPPPLPVITHTAATPTVNSSQSRRASGASMDMNILEQRSQLSSQCHWDNGPESRRSSWTSIGRAPSLHRKSQSGEMESLLSDTHTSTDHSSRDQSLDQLEYLQVPMLHDCNGTTFHLSDHYNDDTFVTAHYHGDQEEEEVEESLCKKLKKILEPYEPQWCLEHEEWSLYLFSPQNRLRMWCQKVIGHKMFDHIVLLFIFLNCITIALERPDIQPHSMERVFLSVSNYIFTVIFVGEMMIKVVAMGLYFGNGVYLQSSWNILDGLLVFVSLVDILVSIASAGGNRIFGILRVLRLLRTLRPLRVISRAPGLKLVVETLITSLRPIGNIVLICCAFFIVFGILGVQLFKGKFFHCEGLDVSNITNKTQCREAGYRWVRRKYNFDNLGQALMSLFVLSCKDGWVSIMYDGLDAVGVNQQPIRNNNPWMLLFFISFLLIVSFFVLNMFVGVVVENFHKCRQQQEEEEARMREEKRQRRLEKRRRRAQEKPYYADYSPLRRSIHTVCTSNYLDLFITIIILTNLLTMSMEHYNQPKYLEEILKYCNYVFTLVFVIEAILKLIAFGLRRFFKERWNQLDLAIVLLSIMGIALEEIDLSASLPINPTIIRIMRVLRITRVLKLLKMATGMRALLDTVMQALPQVGNLGLLFMLLFFIYAALGVELFGKLECSEENPCEGLSRHATFDNFGMAFLTLFRVSTGDNWNGIMKDTLRECRPQDRHCLSYLPFISPVYFVTFVLTAQFVLVNVVVAVLMKHLEESNKEAQLEEMEERREREEQKEREEANQRLSTASQGGDPGPNGDTPAQVEDEECSHGNLVSMGRMLSLPSDSYAQPLRFSPYSPIGHEASSGYSYSGSMSSLGSSGGGSLLQVPGALPSISHASLGSGRSLRPMICLSTSQSIDRCCSHRRSPTESIDAHRLSPAHRIKRHRLNSAHSIDGCRYSPTHRINRHRLSSTHSMDGYRPNQEQNTDRPKLMSSHSIDRHPSLRLSPSHSAHVSRWLSPEDSLDRNKLSPSYVPDSSVLKRPASFRAASRQLRRQEAVRCDSLDQSDSADDPAEPHHTMPAVSSTPQCQRSSSVHTLKYTHPQRVISCRSHSRSHNEATEQEQVQAICGSQPDTDVEKTPISPQSLASLRVLRGECTPSAPLCSSRTAIPCLGSDPSPQLDDADEEVSRINNSVHTHSHTQLPPNSAHLSPSPVEHRSRLSQSMSPVSDRNRKQRMSPPPGEEPVTMATQLTDSCVELRRRTLSFDATFPSPNQPDGSSVDD; encoded by the exons AATGCTGGAGTACTCGCTTGATGGACACAACGTCAGCCTATCAGCTATCCGCACTGTTCGGGTTCTCCGCCCACTCCGAGCCATCAACAGAGTTCCCA GTATGCGTATCCTAGTGACCCTCCTTCTGGACACACTTCCCATGCTGGGGAATGTGCTGGCGCTatgcttctttgtttttttcatcttcgGCATCGTCGGCGTACAGCTCTGGGCAGGGCTACTGAGGAACCGCTGTTTCATGGGTGATGATATTAAGAT GAGATACAACATTTCCTTCCTGAGTGGCTACTATCGGCCAGATGGCACGGATGACCACCCATTCATCTGCTcgacagaaagagaaaatgggaTGCTCCGGTGCTCTGATGTGCCTCGCCGTCGTGTAGGCAGGACGTCCTGCTTTCTGGCAGCTGAAGAGGCCCATCCAGACATGGGGCTTAGAGTAGATGAAGTATCATGTGTGAACTGGTATCAGTATTACAATGAGTGTCGGGCTGGGGAAATAAACCCACACAAAGGAGCTATTAACTTTGATAACATTGGATATGCATGGATAGCCATTTTTCAG GTAATTACTCTTGAAGGTTGGGTAGACATCATGTACTATGTCATGGATGCACATTCTTTCTACAACTTCATCTACTTCATCTTCCTCATAATA GTGGGCTCTTTCTTCATGATTAATCTGTGCTTGGTCGTCATAGCAACCCAGTTTTCAGAAACAAAGCAGAGAGAACATGCTTTAATGAAATCGGAGCAGCGCGCCCGCCAACTCCACCAATCAGCTTCCACGCTCGCCAGCGACAGTCAACCAGGAAGCTGCTATGAAGAGATCATCCGCTACCTGGCTCACCTTGGTCGCAAGGCGTGGAGACGACTGTCCCGCTTTTACACTCGGACACGCAAACACTTtcactgtgtgtgcacatgccaGAGAGACAGATGCGGTGGATCTGCCAGAGGGAGCGGAGTGGGAGACATGAATGGACTTGCCCATCGTCACTCAGGCCATGTCTCCAATGACCTATCACATCTTCATCAGCTTTATCATCGTCATCACCAACATCATCACCAGCATCGTCCTTCTCAGGCTGAGACAGCTGTCAGTAACGGAGGCAATGGTTTAAATTACCCTTTCATTACGCCTCTCTTCAGTCACCTGGATGCTAAGGGCCAGGCTCAGAAGAGGCTGGATTCCACTGAGACTGTCAACAGACAGGTGCAGGACCATG GTGGGTGCACTGTGCATCCTTCCTTACCGTTGCCGGGTGAAGTCCCAGGAGAGTCTTCAGTATGTCCGTATTGCACCTACTACAACCAACTTTGTGACAACGAAAATGTTAATGAGCAGCCTGATGACCAGCAGCTAGGGTATGGCAGCTCATGCCATGGCAATAGCCCGTGTCACACTAACAGCCCATGCCACTGTAGCAGCCCCCGCCGCAATGATGCACAGGTGTCTGAGCCAAAGAAAAGTCTGTTTGAGCGCTGCTGGGCGGGACTGCGAAGTAAACTGGAGCTCATTGTTGGCAGCAGATACTTCAACAGAGGAATCATGATTGCAATCCTTATTAACACACTATCAATGGGCATAGAGTACCATGaacag CCGCAGGAGCTGACAGACATTTTGGAGATCAGTAACATGGTGTTCACGAGTCTCTTCGGTCTCGAGATGCTGCTGAAGCTTCTGGCTCTGGGGCTCTTTGGCTACATCAAGAACCCTTACAATGGCTTTGACagcatcattgtcatcatcag cgTGTGGGAGATTGTGGGGGAGGCTGAAGGTGGCTTGTCTGTGCTGCGCACTTTCCGCCTGCTGAGAGTTTTGAAGCTGGTCCGGTTCCTTCCTGCTCTGAGGAGGCAGCTGGTGGTGCTGATGAAGACCATGGACAATGTGGCTACATTCTGCATGTTGCTCATgctctttatatttatattcag TATCTTGGGAATGCATCTATTTGGCTGTAAGTTTGGTTTGCGACAAGACAGTGGCGACACTTTACCGGACAGAAAAAACTTTGACTCTCTGCTCTGGGCGACCGTCACCGTTTTTCAG ATCCTCACCCAGGAGGACTGGAACGCAGTGCTGTACAACGGGATGGCCTCCACTTCGCCGCTGGCTGccctttattttgtagccctcaTGACCTTTGGCAACTACGTCCTCTTCAACTTGCTTGTAGCCATTTTGGTTGAGGGCTTTCAGGCTGAA GGTGATGCCAATAGATCTGAGGCTGATGACGAGGGACAATCACTTTCCTATGAGGACGAAGAGAAGTTAAGAGAGTTATATGCTGCAG AGCTCAAGATCCAGGGAATGATCCTGAGCCCCAATGGTCTCCTGAACCCAAAAGCTTCCATGCCTCATCTCACTCCTCCACCTCTGCCGGTCATCACACACACCGCAGCCACACCCACTGTAAACTCCAGCCAATCACGTCGGGCCAGTGGCGCTTCCATGGACATGAACATTCTCGAGCAGAGGTCACAG TTGTCTTCACAGTGTCATTGGGACAATGGGCCGGAGAGCCGCCGCTCTAGTTGGACCAGCATTGGACGGGCCCCCAGCCTCCACAGAAAGAGCCAGTCGGGAGAGATGGAGTCCCTGCTGTctgacacacatacaagcacCGATCACAGTAGCAGAGATCAGTCTCTGGACCAGCTGGAGTACCTGCAAGTGCCCATGCTTCACGACTGCAATGGCACCACTTTTCACCTCTCCGACCACTACAATGATGACACTTTTGTGACAGCACATTACCACGGTGaccaggaagaggaagaagttgAGGAG AGTTTATGTAAGAAGCTGAAGAAGATTCTGGAGCCATATGAGCCACAGTGGTGCCTGGAGCATGAAGAGTGGTCCCTCTATCTGTTCTCTCCACAaaacag GCTCAGGATGTGGTGCCAGAAGGTCATAGGTCATAAGATGTTTGATCACAttgtcctcctcttcatcttccttaaTTGCATCACTATTGCTCTGGAGAGACCTGACATACAGCCCCACAGCATG gagCGGGTGTTCCTCAGTGTGTCTAATTACATCTTCACTGTGATCTTCGTGGGCGAAATGATGATTAAG GTGGTAGCTATGGGCCTGTACTTTGGAAATGGTGTGTACCTGCAGAGCAGCTGGAATATATTAGACGGGCTGCTGGTGTTTGTGTCACTGGTGGACATCCTGGTCTCCATCGCATCAGCAGGTGGTAATCGAATCTTTGGCATCCTGCGTGTGCTTCGCCTGCTCCGCACATTGCGACCTCTCAG GGTGATAAGTCGAGCTCCAGGTCTAAAACTGGTGGTGGAGACTCTGATCACATCTCTAAGGCCCATTGGGAATATTGTTCTCATCTGCTGTgcttttttcattgtgtttggaATATTAGGAGTTCAG CTGTTTAAAGGCAAATTCTTCCACTGTGAGGGGCTTGACGTGAGTAACATAACCAATAAAACGCAGTGCCGGGAAGCTGGATACCGCTGGGTGCGACGGAAGTACAACTTTGACAACCTGGGACAG GCGCTGATGTCACTGTTTGTGCTGTCATGTAAAGACGGTTGGGTGAGCATCATGTATGACGGCCTGGATGCTGTTGGGGTGAACCAGCAG CCAATAAGAAACAACAATCCATGGATGCTGCTGTTCTTCATCTCTTTCCTCCTCATCGTCAGCTTCTTTGTGCTCAACATGTTTGTGGGCGTGGTGGTGGAAAACTTTCATAAGTGTCgccagcagcaggaggaggaggaggcacgGATGAGGGAGGAGAAACGTCAGAGACGGttggagaagaggaggagaa gGGCCCAAGAGAAGCCATATTACGCTGACTACTCCCCACTGCGTCGATCCATTCATACCGTGTGCACGAGCAACTACCTGGATCTCTTCATCACTATCATCATATTAACAAACCTCCTCACCATGAGCATGGAGCATTACAACCAGCCTAag tACCTTGAAGAGATACTGAAGTACTGCAATTACGTCTTCACGCTGGTTTTTGTCATTGAGGCAATTCTGAAACTCATCGCATTTGGCCTGCGTCGTTTTTTCAAAGAGAG aTGGAACCAGTTGGACCTTGCCATTGTGTTGCTGTCCATCATGGGCATCGCATTGGAGGAAATAGACCTCAGCGCTTCCCTGCCTATCAACCCCACCATCATACGCATCATGAGGGTCCTGAGGATAACACGAg TGCTGAAGCTGTTGAAGATGGCTACAGGAATGAGAGCTCTGTTGGACACAGTGATGCAAGCACTGCCTCAG GTGGGGAATCTGGGTCTGCTCTTCATGTTGCTGTTCTTCATCTATGCAGCTCTGGGAGTTGAGCTCTTTGGAAAACTGG AGTGTTCAGAGGAGAACCCGTGTGAGGGTCTTAGTCGCCACGCTACCTTTGACAACTTTGGCATGGCTTTCCTCACACTGTTCAGGGTGTCTACCGGTGACAACTGGAATGGGATTATGAAG GACACACTGCGCGAGTGTCGCCCCCAGGATCGCCACTGCCTCTCCTATCTGCCATTTATCTCCCCCGTTTACTTCGTCACCTTCGTCCTGACGGCTCAGTTCGTGCTGGTCAATGTGGTCGTAGCCGTTCTGATGAAGCACCTGGAGGAGAGCAACAAGGAGGCGCAgctggaggagatggaggagaggagggagagagaggagcagaaggAAAGGGAGGAGGCCAACCAACGCCTTAGCACTGCGTCTCAGGGTGGGGACCCCGGGCCAAATGGGGACACACCTGCCCAG GTTGAGGATGAGGAGTGTTCCCATGGCAACCTTGTAAGTATGGGACGCATGCTGTCTCTCCCCAGCGACAGCTACGCTCAGCCACTCAGATTCTCCCCTTATTCTCCCATTGGCCACGAGGCCAGCTCCGGCTACAGCTACTCAG GCTCCATGTCATCTCTGGGCTCCAGTGGAGGCGGCTCACTGCTGCAGGTTCCAGGAGCTTTGCCCTCCATCAGCCACGCTTCACTGGGATCTGGCCGGAGCTTAAGGCCGATGATCTGCCTCAGCACCTCCCAGAGCATCGACAGATGCTGCTCACACAGACGGAGTCCAACAGAGAGTATAGACGCACACAGGTTAAGTCCAGCTCACAGGATAAAGAGACACAGACTTAATTCAGCTCACAGTATAGACGGGTGCCGGTACAGCCCGACCCATCGGATAAACAGACACAGACTCAGTTCGACTCACAGTATGGATGGATACAGGCCGAATCAAGAAcagaacacagacagaccaAAGCTCATGTCCAGTCACAGTATAGACAGGCACCCGTCACTCAGACTGAGTCCCTCTCACAGTGCCCATGTTTCTCGTTGGCTCAGTCCTGAAGACAGTTTAGACAGAAACAAGCTGAGTCCCTCCTACGTTCCAGACAGTTCAGTCCTGAAGAGACCAGCATCTTTCCGCGCTGCGAGCAGACAACTACGGAGACAA GAGGCTGTGCGCTGCGACTCTCTGGATCAGAGCGACTCAGCTGACGACCCAGCAGAGCCTCACCACACCATGCCTGCCGTGTCTTCCACGCCGCAATGCCAGCGATCGTCCAGTGTACACACGCTGAAATATACACATCCCCAGAGGGTCATCTCATGCAGGAGCCACAGCCGGAGCCATAATGAAGCCACCGAACAGGAACAGGTACAGGCCATCTGTGGCTCACAACCAGACACAGATGTCGAGAAGACGCCTATCAGTCCACAGAGCCTAGCCAGTCTAAGGGTCCTCAGAGGTGAATGCACCCCATCAGCTCCACTCTGTAGCTCCAGAACAGCAATCCCATGCCTTGGCTCTGACCCCAGCCCCCAGTTGGACGATGCTGACGAGGAGGTCAGCCGAATAAACAATtctgttcacacacactcacacacgcagcTTCCTCCCAACTCTGCACACCTTTCCCCGAGCCCAGTGGAGCACAGGAGCCGCCTCAGCCAATCAATGTCTCCTGTGTCGGACAGGAACAGGAAGCAGAGGATGAGCCCGCCACCGGGGGAGGAACCGGTTACTATGGCAACCCAGCTGACGGACAGCTGTGTTGAGCTGAGAAGGCGGACTCTGTCATTTGACGCCACATTCCCCTCTCCTAATCAGCCGGACGGGAGCTCTGTGGATGATTAA